CGAGGCCGAAGATGCCGACGCACACGGCTTCGAGCCGGTCTTCGCCGACGGGCAGCCGGTGGCCTACGTGGCATCGGGAGGCTATGGGCACACCATCGAGAAGTCGATCGCCTTTTCGTATCTGCCCACGGAACTGGCGACGCCCGGGACGCAGCTCGAGGTCGATCTGGTGGGCAACCGGCGCCCGGCCACCGTGGTCGAGGAGCCGCTCTACGATCCGAAGGCAGAGCGTCTCCTCGCCTAGGATCCCGACCTCTCGAGCCCTGCTGCCAACCAGGCCGGCGCTCGATGTGAAGGCAGGATGAGCCGTTGTCTCGACGACAACGGCGCCCCTGCCCGTGCGGTACGCTCTCTCGGATGAAGAACGGCGCCACTGAGCCAACTCGGGCGGCCCAGAAGGGAGTCCCGTCGCTGCTCGCCCTCTTGTGCGCCCTGTTCGTGCTGTCCCTGGCGCTGGGCTGTGGCAGCTCCGATCCCGCCGTCGAGCAACAGCGCCGACGGCTGGCGCTCCGCGAGGAGCTTGCCGGCGACCTGGCTCCGGACCGACTCAACGTAGTCCTGATCACCCTCGACACTCTTCGCGCCGACCGCCTTTCGAGCTATGGCTCCCGCGTCAAGACGCCCAACCTGGACCGGATCGCGTCGCAGGGAGTGCTCTTCACCAACGCCTCATCGACG
This sequence is a window from bacterium. Protein-coding genes within it:
- a CDS encoding aminomethyl transferase family protein, coding for MSADWTPLEAGLERFVDFDKGDFIGRDALVREKQEGPKRLLACLVIEAEDADAHGFEPVFADGQPVAYVASGGYGHTIEKSIAFSYLPTELATPGTQLEVDLVGNRRPATVVEEPLYDPKAERLLA